Sequence from the Pseudopipra pipra isolate bDixPip1 chromosome 16, bDixPip1.hap1, whole genome shotgun sequence genome:
CCCCGCCAAGTCCCGCACGGCTCCGTCCTCGCCCAGCATCTCCCCGTCGGAGAGCCGGGCCGCCCTGCTCCGGCTGCGcgaggccaggctggaggacACGCGGAGGCGGCTGTCGGAGGCCGTGCAGGAGCCCCTGAGCCGGCTCAGCCGCCTCATGGCCGAGGAGAGCAGCCCCCCGTCCCGGGCGAAGGAGCCGGCGGGCAGCCCCGGGACaccggggggccgcggggccgggggacGCCGGGTGCGGGACTGGACCCCCTGGGAGCCCACCCTGAACTGCCGCTACGAGATCTGCTCCTACGGGGACGTGATCCAGGTGGTGGAGGTGGCACAGCGGGATGCGGagcccccgctcccgccccccgAGGAGCCGCCGCCGGCACGTTCCGGGGGCGCAGTGCCGGGCAGAGCCCTCGCCTCCATCGCCCTCCTCGCCTACGGCTACTTGGTCCTGCCCCTGCCGCCCTACGCCGCCGGCCTCTGCGTGGGGCTGCTCTGcgggctgctgctgggcttcctcgccatcctcctcctcatgCCGAAGGCTCCGCCGGCCACACGGGGACCCTGGGGCCGCCTGCGCCCCAGGCTGCTcccgggggagccccgggaAACCCTCCACCTCCAGGTAGGAGGGGGGTGGCCTGTGgtggggggctggaggggattCCAGGGTTGGAGGTGCCCGTGGTGGGTACAGGCTGCTGCCCCCACGGCACAGTGGGAAGCTCCggctccctctccctcccccagggctggatgAACCAGCTGCATGTCTACGACCCCGAGCTTTTCCACCCCTCGCTCACGCACTCGGTGCTCGCCGTGCTGGACGGGGCCACCCTCAAGCTGTCCTACCCCAAGAGCAACATCCCACGCAGAGCCACCTTCGAGGAGGAAATCCTCGACACTCCCTTCGTCAGCCACCGCTGCTACGACCTGACTGACGCCAAGGTGAGTCTGGCGGTGTCCAGGACTCTCCCACGGGAGACTCTCCTACTCACCCACGCCTGGCCCAGCCTCACCCCCGCTCTCGGTGCCACAGGTCttcctgtgcccccccagcctggcccgAAAGCGGACATGGAACAAGAAATACCCCATCTGTGTCCTCCTCCCCgaggagggcaggagcagcgaGGAGCATGACCCGGAGCTGCAGGGGGATGAGGGGACAAAGAAGGTGCCACTGTCCGGGCAGGACATCCCAGGGGACGGCAGGGAGAGGTGCCTGTACCTGTTTGGGAGGACGGGGCGGGAGAAGGAGGAGTGGTACCAGCACCTCGTGCAAGCCTCCCGTGGGACACCCAGCAGCCACGGTGACACCAGGGCAGGTGAGGTGTGGCCATCGTGgcctctgctctgtgccaggaCCCATCCGAGTGGGAGATGCACATGTGCCCTTGTGGACAGCAATGGGCATGGGGGGATTTAAaagccgtgtggatgtggcacttggggacatggtctAGTGGTggtcttggcagtgctgggggaatggctggacttgatgacatgagagggcttttccaacctgagtGACCCTTGGATTCCATGTCCCCAGGCGTGGgaccagctctgcagagcagcggcagcagcagcggagGGAGCACCGAGGACATTTCCTCTGCTGTCCCACCCAAGGATCTGTTGGGAAGTGTGGAAGAGATTTACCTGGATTACAACACCTACATGGCCCGAtttgtgccagcacagggagcaccCAGCCCGGACCAGAGCCCCTCTCACAGAGCTCTGGGCAGCCCCACACCCACCAAGGTGAGTGGGACAAACCTGGCACTGGGGGCGGGACTGATGGACCCTGCGTGGAGCCACTGCCAGGCTGTGCTTCATCCCCTCCCTCCCGGCACCGCGGTCGGAGCAGCCaagccctggggcaggggaaCACCCGGGCAGCAGGTCCCACTGCTCAGGGGGCCACCTCCCTCCAGGGGCCCGTGGCTCCTGCCCCCCCACAGCTCGGCGAGGACACGGGCGGGCACGGCGAGGCTGGCATGGCCTGGATGAACGCGCTGGTGGGGCGCATCTTCTGGGACTTCCTCCGGGAGCAGTACTGGGCAGAGCAAGTGTCCAACAAGATCCAGAAGAAGTTGAGCAAGATCAAGGTGAGAGGCAGGAGCATCCCAGCAGCCGGGGGAGCCCCGTCCCCAAGGCCCCACGGCAGGTGCCAGGCTGCAGTGACTGTCCCTGCGGGGTTTCCCTCCATCAGCTCCCGTATTTCATGAATGAGCTGACGCTGACGGAGCTGGACATGGGCACATCCATCCCCTTGGTCCTCAGTGCCTCCAACCCCACCGTAAATGAGCGAGGTAAGagccccacagggaccccagGGCTGGCTCCACTGCAGCTTCACTGAGGTGCCAGCCTGGTACCTGAAGCACAGAAGTTTTGGCAGGTGCACAAGCAGCTCTGCCCCCATGGTGCTGACCTGGTCTcaccctgtccctctccct
This genomic interval carries:
- the LOC135423299 gene encoding LOW QUALITY PROTEIN: testis-expressed protein 2-like (The sequence of the model RefSeq protein was modified relative to this genomic sequence to represent the inferred CDS: inserted 1 base in 1 codon) codes for the protein MRAMADQAAAAADASPALAPSPGSPRRGDTDGLTPHPTGTRDDTGGLLPTTDGDTKRPPSPQPGRMLLADLPRAPQPRLSPAKSRTAPSSPSISPSESRAALLRLREARLEDTRRRLSEAVQEPLSRLSRLMAEESSPPSRAKEPAGSPGTPGGRGAGGRRVRDWTPWEPTLNCRYEICSYGDVIQVVEVAQRDAEPPLPPPEEPPPARSGGAVPGRALASIALLAYGYLVLPLPPYAAGLCVGLLCGLLLGFLAILLLMPKAPPATRGPWGRLRPRLLPGEPRETLHLQGWMNQLHVYDPELFHPSLTHSVLAVLDGATLKLSYPKSNIPRRATFEEEILDTPFVSHRCYDLTDAKVFLCPPSLARKRTWNKKYPICVLLPEEGRSSEEHDPELQGDEGTKKVPLSGQDIPGDGRERCLYLFGRTGREKEEWYQHLVQASRGTPSSHGDTRAGVGPALQSSGSSSGGSTEDISSAVPPKDLLGSVEEIYLDYNTYMARFVPAQGAPSPDQSPSHRALGSPTPTKVSGTNLALGAGXDGPCVEPLPGCASSPPSRHRGRSSQALGQGNTRAAGPTAQGATSLQGPVAPAPPQLGEDTGGHGEAGMAWMNALVGRIFWDFLREQYWAEQVSNKIQKKLSKIKLPYFMNELTLTELDMGTSIPLVLSASNPTVNERGLWVDMEVTYSGSLQMTLETKMNLSKLGKESTAEESGPAEAGTEGARPRLILLADSDAESSSAGSSEEEDVAAAEPMGAPGERVPPPGTEGHVSGNSTSRKILRFVDKIAKSKYFQKATENEFIKKKIEEVSNTPLLLTVEVQELAGTLAVNIPPPPTDRVWYSFRVPPQLELKVCPKLGEREVTFLHVTEWIEKKLQHEFQKVLVMPNMDDLIIPIMRSGLDPWPPAAGLPRDLPAKGDKRL